A genomic segment from Agrobacterium vitis encodes:
- a CDS encoding valine--tRNA ligase has translation MLDKTYDSASVEPKIAKAWDEAEAFRAGVNAKPGAESFTIVIPPPNVTGSLHMGHALNNTLQDIMIRFERMRGKDVLWQPGMDHAGIATQMVVERQLMEKQLPGRREMGRDAFIDKVWEWKDESGGLIFNQLKRLGASCDWSRERFTMDEGLSEAVLEVFVTLYKQGLIYKDKRLVNWDPKLLTAISDLEVEQQEVNGNLWHLRYPLEEGVTYQHPVAFDEDGKATEWETRDYLVVATTRPETMLGDTGIAVHPDDARYQSIIGKHVILPIVGRRIPIVGDEYPDPTAGTGAVKMTPAHDFNDFDVGKRAGLRMINILNIDATVTIVENDDFLEGLTPSREQQMVWAELEGQDRFFVRKKIVEIFEAEGLLDKIEPHKHTVPHGDRGGVPIEPRLTEQWYVDAKTLAKPAIDSVREGRTKFVPKNWDKTYYEWMENIQPWCVSRQLWWGHQIPAWYGPDGQVFVEKDEETALHAAIQHYLSHEGPMKAFVEDKIENFKPGEILTRDEDVLDTWFSSALWPFSTLGWPEKTPEVARYYPTNVLVTGFDIIFFWVARMMMMSLHFMKDEAGNPVEPFETVYVHALVRDKNGQKMSKSKGNVINPLELIDEYGADALRFTLTIMAAQGRDVKLDTARVAGYRNFGTKLWNATRFAEMNGVKSDPSFLPEAATLAINRWILTELTRAEREVTEAIAHFRFNDAASALYRFVWNQFCDWYLELLKPVFAGEDEVAKTEAQACAAYVLEQTYKLLHPFMPFMTEELWAHTAGEGVERETLLCHADWPVLTFSDEQAAADINWLVDLVSGIRSARAEMNVPPSAVAPLTVVGANGVTRSRLEHHEAAIKRLARVGEIGHAPEAPKGSAQVIVGEATACLPLGSLIDLGAERARLEKSIGKVDQDIEKGRKKLGNEKFVANADPEVVAAERQRLAELEEQRGVLAVALQRVNEAG, from the coding sequence ATGCTCGATAAGACCTATGATTCCGCAAGCGTAGAACCGAAAATCGCCAAGGCCTGGGATGAGGCGGAGGCATTCCGCGCCGGTGTGAATGCCAAGCCGGGTGCGGAAAGCTTCACCATCGTCATCCCGCCGCCGAACGTGACCGGGTCGCTGCATATGGGCCACGCGCTCAACAATACCTTGCAGGACATCATGATCCGCTTCGAGCGCATGCGCGGCAAGGATGTGCTGTGGCAGCCGGGCATGGACCATGCCGGCATTGCCACGCAGATGGTGGTCGAGCGGCAGTTGATGGAAAAGCAGCTGCCGGGCCGCCGCGAGATGGGCCGTGATGCCTTTATCGATAAGGTCTGGGAGTGGAAAGACGAATCGGGCGGGTTGATCTTCAACCAGTTGAAGCGGCTTGGCGCCTCCTGCGACTGGTCGCGTGAGCGCTTCACCATGGACGAGGGCCTGTCCGAGGCGGTTCTGGAAGTTTTTGTCACCCTCTACAAGCAGGGGCTGATCTACAAGGACAAGCGCCTCGTCAATTGGGACCCCAAGCTGTTGACGGCGATTTCCGATCTGGAAGTCGAACAGCAAGAGGTCAATGGCAATCTCTGGCACCTGCGCTACCCGCTGGAAGAAGGCGTGACCTACCAGCACCCTGTTGCCTTCGATGAAGACGGCAAGGCGACGGAATGGGAGACCCGCGACTACCTGGTGGTCGCCACCACCCGCCCGGAAACCATGCTGGGCGATACCGGCATTGCCGTTCATCCCGATGATGCGCGCTATCAGTCGATCATTGGCAAGCATGTGATCCTGCCGATCGTTGGCCGTAGAATTCCTATTGTCGGTGACGAATACCCCGATCCGACGGCAGGTACAGGCGCTGTAAAAATGACGCCCGCCCATGACTTCAACGACTTTGATGTCGGCAAGCGTGCGGGTTTGAGGATGATCAACATCCTCAATATCGATGCGACCGTGACCATTGTCGAAAATGACGATTTCCTGGAGGGACTGACCCCGAGCCGCGAACAGCAGATGGTCTGGGCCGAGCTGGAAGGCCAGGACCGCTTCTTCGTGCGAAAGAAGATCGTCGAGATCTTCGAGGCGGAAGGGCTGCTTGATAAAATCGAGCCGCATAAACACACGGTGCCGCATGGCGACCGTGGAGGCGTGCCAATCGAGCCGCGCCTGACCGAGCAATGGTATGTGGATGCCAAGACACTGGCCAAGCCCGCCATTGACAGCGTGCGCGAGGGCCGCACCAAATTCGTGCCGAAAAACTGGGACAAGACCTATTACGAGTGGATGGAGAATATCCAGCCGTGGTGCGTCTCGCGCCAGCTCTGGTGGGGACATCAGATCCCGGCCTGGTATGGTCCTGACGGCCAGGTCTTCGTCGAAAAGGACGAGGAAACGGCGCTTCACGCCGCCATTCAACATTATCTGTCGCATGAAGGGCCGATGAAGGCTTTCGTGGAAGACAAGATCGAGAATTTTAAACCGGGCGAGATCCTGACGCGCGATGAAGACGTGCTCGATACCTGGTTTTCCTCGGCGCTCTGGCCGTTCTCCACGCTCGGCTGGCCGGAAAAAACCCCGGAAGTGGCGCGCTATTATCCGACCAATGTGCTCGTCACCGGTTTTGATATCATCTTCTTCTGGGTTGCCCGGATGATGATGATGAGCCTGCATTTCATGAAGGATGAAGCGGGTAATCCGGTTGAGCCATTCGAAACCGTTTATGTTCACGCGCTGGTGCGTGACAAGAACGGTCAGAAAATGTCGAAATCCAAGGGCAATGTCATCAACCCGCTGGAACTGATCGATGAATATGGCGCCGATGCGCTGCGCTTCACGCTGACCATCATGGCCGCTCAGGGCCGCGACGTGAAGCTGGATACGGCGCGGGTTGCAGGCTATCGCAATTTCGGGACCAAGCTGTGGAACGCCACCCGTTTTGCCGAGATGAACGGCGTGAAGTCCGATCCATCCTTCCTGCCCGAGGCCGCGACGCTGGCCATAAACCGCTGGATACTGACGGAACTGACGCGGGCTGAACGCGAGGTCACGGAGGCCATCGCGCATTTCCGCTTCAATGACGCGGCCAGTGCGCTTTATCGCTTCGTCTGGAACCAGTTCTGCGACTGGTATCTTGAATTGCTGAAGCCTGTCTTTGCCGGTGAAGACGAAGTTGCCAAGACTGAAGCCCAGGCTTGTGCTGCCTATGTGCTGGAGCAGACCTACAAGCTGCTGCACCCCTTCATGCCGTTCATGACGGAAGAACTGTGGGCGCATACCGCAGGTGAGGGTGTCGAGCGCGAAACGCTGCTGTGCCATGCCGACTGGCCGGTTCTGACCTTCAGCGATGAGCAGGCGGCTGCCGATATCAATTGGTTGGTCGATCTGGTCAGCGGCATTCGCTCAGCCCGGGCGGAAATGAATGTGCCACCTTCCGCCGTCGCGCCGCTCACCGTCGTTGGCGCCAATGGTGTGACCCGCTCCCGGCTGGAGCATCATGAAGCCGCCATCAAGCGCCTGGCGCGGGTGGGTGAGATCGGCCATGCCCCGGAAGCGCCGAAGGGTTCGGCTCAGGTCATCGTCGGCGAGGCCACGGCCTGCCTGCCGCTTGGCAGCCTGATCGACCTTGGTGCTGAGCGTGCTCGCCTGGAAAAATCGATCGGCAAGGTCGACCAGGATATCGAGAAGGGGCGCAAGAAGCTCGGCAATGAGAAATTTGTCGCCAATGCCGATCCGGAAGTCGTTGCTGCTGAGCGCCAGCGGCTTGCCGAACTGGAAGAGCAGCGCGGCGTGCTGGCTGTGGCCCTGCAGCGGGTCAACGAGGCCGGTTGA
- a CDS encoding PopZ family protein, whose translation MAQPNVSREPSMEEILASIRRIIESNEPAPARSFDDAYGYDSEVDELDIAGNAFSVEAVPMDLPVAANQPGPVQLATSAANRFSEGAGDQGRDHSNREPGVGGQQIADDARHAGKPVSLADLAARVRATSERREEPGVSEFLSEFPPAFSKQEPQSRDGRGASSYISDAIGGFREIATEQAGPMGQVRPLAQARIAEPEAMSASQRHIEALLQSEPVAQAAMSPQEQAEEADTQNDTRADNRQGALLSMQAGAQVAKSFEELAAVVDGQQRRSLDEIAQDMLRPMLQDWLDDNLPTLVERLVREEIERIARGPRR comes from the coding sequence ATGGCCCAGCCGAATGTATCGCGTGAACCGTCCATGGAAGAGATCCTGGCCTCCATTCGCCGGATTATCGAAAGCAATGAGCCGGCACCCGCCCGGTCTTTCGATGATGCCTATGGTTATGACAGCGAAGTGGACGAACTGGATATTGCAGGCAATGCTTTTTCCGTTGAGGCTGTGCCCATGGATTTGCCGGTTGCGGCCAACCAGCCCGGTCCGGTTCAGCTGGCAACATCTGCTGCAAACCGTTTCTCTGAGGGTGCAGGCGATCAGGGCCGTGACCATTCAAACCGTGAGCCTGGCGTTGGCGGACAGCAGATAGCAGATGACGCAAGACATGCCGGAAAGCCGGTCTCGCTTGCCGATCTGGCGGCCCGGGTGCGCGCCACGTCCGAGCGGCGCGAAGAGCCTGGCGTTTCCGAGTTTCTTTCTGAATTTCCCCCCGCTTTTTCCAAGCAAGAGCCGCAGTCTCGCGATGGTCGTGGGGCTTCCTCCTACATCTCTGACGCTATTGGTGGTTTTCGCGAGATTGCTACGGAGCAAGCGGGGCCTATGGGGCAGGTCCGGCCTCTGGCACAGGCGCGAATCGCTGAACCGGAAGCCATGAGCGCCAGCCAGCGCCATATCGAAGCGCTGTTGCAGTCGGAACCTGTGGCCCAGGCTGCGATGTCTCCTCAGGAGCAGGCCGAGGAGGCTGATACGCAGAATGATACTCGGGCCGATAATCGGCAAGGCGCGCTTTTGTCCATGCAGGCCGGTGCGCAGGTGGCCAAGTCCTTTGAGGAACTGGCAGCTGTCGTCGATGGTCAGCAGCGCAGGTCGCTGGATGAAATTGCCCAGGATATGTTGCGGCCGATGTTGCAGGACTGGCTTGACGACAATCTGCCGACGCTGGTTGAGCGTCTGGTGCGCGAAGAGATCGAACGAATTGCACGTGGTCCGCGCCGCTAA
- a CDS encoding TolC family outer membrane protein, which yields MSSLRNVAYAAAFLPLFFQPAVLHAETIFGAMEKAYKNNPDLNSVRAALRATDESVTIAKAGYRPQLGFSVSGTQSSFANFNGTAVGNIPADKYSADYYKSDVQLTLTQQIFDGFQTLNNVRSSEAGVLSNRESMKADEIQILLGAAQAYADVARDQQLVSIRRQNLSFLQEQLKAANARLEVGEGTKTDVSQAEAQLAGADSLLASAIAQLRQSEASYMQVVGEMPKDVRQPVRATKAMPTNLDKAVALGIREHPSVLAALHAVTSAQYQVKSAEGSLLPGVSLQGSLDRHNTDNPSESTDRDYSAASITAQVKIPLYQGGSEYGQIRKAKETVGAQELKVDYARLSVRKQIMTAFAQMQAATAAITSGRKQVAAAKLALQGVIEERNVGQKITLDVLNSQQTALDAQESLVNAQRNEVVASYSLLAATGTLTVRSQGLQVAEYKAEEHYDAVKDKWFGLRVANGK from the coding sequence TTGTCGAGCCTTCGTAACGTGGCTTATGCCGCAGCATTTCTTCCGCTGTTTTTTCAACCTGCCGTGCTGCATGCCGAAACCATCTTCGGCGCCATGGAAAAGGCTTATAAGAACAATCCTGATCTGAACTCGGTGCGTGCCGCCCTGAGGGCAACGGATGAGAGTGTGACGATTGCCAAGGCCGGCTACAGGCCGCAACTGGGCTTTTCCGTCTCCGGCACTCAGTCTTCCTTTGCCAATTTCAACGGCACCGCCGTCGGTAATATCCCGGCGGATAAATATTCGGCGGATTATTATAAATCCGACGTGCAGCTGACATTGACCCAGCAGATTTTCGATGGATTCCAGACGCTCAATAATGTGCGCTCCTCAGAAGCGGGCGTGCTTTCCAATCGGGAAAGCATGAAGGCGGATGAAATCCAGATCCTGCTCGGTGCAGCCCAGGCCTATGCCGATGTGGCGCGGGACCAGCAGCTTGTCAGTATCCGCCGCCAGAACCTGAGCTTCCTTCAGGAACAGTTGAAAGCCGCCAATGCGCGGCTGGAGGTGGGCGAAGGCACCAAAACCGATGTCAGCCAGGCAGAGGCGCAGCTGGCGGGTGCCGATAGTCTGCTGGCCTCCGCTATTGCCCAGTTGAGACAGAGCGAGGCATCCTATATGCAGGTGGTCGGCGAGATGCCGAAGGACGTGCGCCAGCCCGTGCGCGCCACCAAGGCGATGCCGACCAATCTCGACAAGGCCGTTGCTTTGGGAATTAGAGAACATCCCAGCGTGCTTGCCGCGCTCCATGCGGTAACCTCGGCGCAATATCAGGTGAAGTCGGCTGAAGGCAGCCTGCTTCCGGGCGTCAGCCTTCAGGGTAGCCTTGATCGCCACAATACAGATAATCCCAGCGAGTCGACCGACCGCGATTATTCCGCTGCATCGATTACAGCGCAGGTGAAAATTCCTCTCTACCAGGGCGGTTCGGAATATGGCCAGATCCGCAAAGCCAAGGAAACCGTTGGTGCGCAGGAGCTGAAAGTCGATTACGCCCGATTGAGCGTACGAAAGCAGATCATGACCGCTTTTGCCCAGATGCAAGCCGCAACGGCGGCTATCACCTCGGGCCGCAAGCAGGTTGCTGCCGCAAAGCTCGCCTTGCAAGGTGTTATCGAGGAACGCAATGTCGGCCAGAAAATCACCCTTGACGTTTTGAACTCGCAGCAGACCGCACTCGACGCTCAGGAAAGCCTCGTGAATGCACAGCGCAATGAAGTGGTGGCCAGCTACTCATTGCTGGCGGCAACCGGCACCTTGACGGTCAGGAGCCAGGGATTGCAAGTGGCGGAATATAAGGCTGAAGAGCATTACGATGCCGTCAAGGACAAATGGTTCGGATTGCGGGTCGCCAACGGCAAGTAA
- a CDS encoding protein-L-isoaspartate O-methyltransferase family protein, translated as MIDFEAARAKMVDGQIRTTDVTSHSVLSAFLSVPREAFVPDNLKALAYIDEDIQVAPGRYLMDPSPLAKLLQLAEIGRSELVLEIGAGTGYVSALLGRLAGAVFAVESDEQLASVAKSNLEKLGAANVTVVQCPLEAGYAKEGPYDLIFLSGSVEEVSPALFDQLRDGGRLIGVVGSGRAVRAHVFVKAGGSVSTSSLFNASIKPLPGFEKAREFVF; from the coding sequence ATGATCGATTTTGAAGCAGCGCGGGCGAAAATGGTGGACGGCCAGATTCGAACGACGGATGTAACCTCTCATTCCGTGCTTTCGGCTTTTCTGTCCGTACCGCGGGAAGCGTTTGTGCCGGACAATCTGAAGGCTCTGGCTTATATCGATGAAGATATTCAGGTCGCTCCCGGTCGCTACCTGATGGATCCGTCGCCGCTTGCCAAGCTTTTGCAGCTGGCGGAAATCGGTCGTAGTGAACTGGTCCTGGAGATCGGAGCGGGTACGGGTTACGTCTCGGCTTTGCTCGGACGTCTCGCCGGGGCGGTTTTTGCCGTTGAAAGCGATGAGCAACTGGCCAGTGTTGCCAAGTCCAATCTTGAAAAGCTGGGTGCCGCGAATGTCACGGTCGTTCAATGTCCGCTGGAGGCGGGCTATGCCAAAGAAGGTCCTTACGATCTGATTTTCCTGAGCGGGTCGGTCGAGGAAGTGTCGCCTGCGCTGTTCGATCAATTGCGTGACGGTGGTCGTTTGATTGGCGTGGTCGGTAGCGGCCGTGCCGTCCGTGCGCATGTCTTCGTCAAGGCTGGTGGTTCTGTTTCGACAAGCTCACTTTTCAATGCTTCGATCAAGCCGCTTCCCGGCTTTGAAAAAGCGCGCGAATTCGTATTCTGA
- a CDS encoding BrnT family toxin, translating into MKIIWDEPKRLANLHKHGFDFANVVDFRWETAIIDASHSRRMKAIGYYADGTAVVIFATLGTEAMSIISFRPASAKERKALHGH; encoded by the coding sequence ATGAAGATAATCTGGGATGAGCCGAAGCGATTGGCCAATCTACACAAGCACGGCTTTGATTTTGCAAACGTGGTCGATTTCAGATGGGAAACGGCGATTATCGATGCAAGCCATTCCAGGCGTATGAAAGCCATTGGTTACTATGCGGACGGAACTGCTGTGGTGATTTTCGCCACGCTTGGCACGGAAGCAATGTCCATCATCAGCTTTCGTCCCGCCAGCGCCAAAGAAAGGAAGGCTCTACATGGGCACTAA
- a CDS encoding BrnA antitoxin family protein — protein MGTKHPTKPNFEPGNGYTQEDWEAVDSSELTIEEIANMRPAKEVLPASFFDGLAEARKTRGRPKVEKPLVPVTLRLEPDVLEAFKASGKDWRGKMKDALRKASGI, from the coding sequence ATGGGCACTAAACATCCAACCAAGCCCAACTTCGAGCCGGGCAACGGCTATACGCAAGAGGATTGGGAAGCAGTTGATAGTTCTGAGCTGACGATCGAAGAAATTGCCAATATGCGGCCTGCAAAGGAGGTCCTTCCAGCCTCATTCTTTGATGGGCTGGCTGAAGCACGTAAAACCCGTGGACGCCCCAAGGTGGAAAAGCCCTTGGTGCCTGTGACGTTGCGGCTGGAACCGGATGTGCTGGAGGCCTTCAAGGCATCCGGCAAAGACTGGCGCGGTAAGATGAAGGATGCCTTGCGCAAGGCGTCAGGCATCTAA
- a CDS encoding DNA adenine methylase, whose protein sequence is MQHALNFTSVRPVSPPAAYLGGKRQLAERLASIIEQIPHALYAEPFVGMGGVFFRRRLIPKCEVINDRSGDVATLFRILQRHYPFFMDLMKFQITSRREFERLVATDPSTLTDLERAARFLYLQRLSFGGKVVGRSFGVDTSGPARFNISRLGVVLEEVHERLSGVVIENLDWAKFIERYDRPGTLFYLDPPYFGNEGDYGRDAFNRQRFTEMAERLKSVKGRFIISLNDCEGVREVFKNFQFVTVGLTYTVRGGAGKDVGEVIIMDGKEDVENLPLA, encoded by the coding sequence ATGCAACATGCGTTAAACTTTACCTCGGTTCGCCCCGTGTCGCCTCCGGCTGCCTATCTGGGTGGCAAGCGGCAATTGGCCGAACGTTTAGCCTCCATCATCGAGCAAATCCCGCATGCGCTTTATGCCGAGCCATTTGTCGGCATGGGCGGTGTGTTTTTCCGGCGCAGGCTTATCCCGAAATGTGAGGTCATCAATGATCGTTCCGGCGATGTGGCAACACTGTTTCGTATTTTGCAGCGCCATTATCCGTTTTTCATGGATCTCATGAAATTCCAGATCACCTCACGCCGGGAGTTCGAGCGCCTGGTGGCAACCGATCCATCTACTCTGACAGATCTGGAGCGAGCGGCGCGGTTCCTTTACCTCCAGCGGCTTTCCTTTGGCGGAAAGGTCGTCGGTCGGAGCTTCGGTGTCGATACCAGCGGCCCGGCGCGCTTTAATATCTCTCGCCTCGGCGTCGTTCTGGAGGAAGTCCATGAACGCCTGTCCGGCGTCGTTATCGAAAACCTCGACTGGGCGAAATTTATCGAGCGATATGACCGACCCGGCACCCTGTTTTACCTCGATCCGCCTTATTTCGGAAACGAGGGTGATTACGGCAGGGATGCCTTCAATCGCCAGCGCTTCACCGAAATGGCCGAACGCCTGAAGTCGGTCAAAGGCCGGTTTATTATCTCCCTCAATGATTGCGAGGGTGTCCGCGAAGTGTTCAAGAATTTCCAATTCGTGACGGTTGGGCTGACTTATACGGTGCGGGGTGGTGCGGGAAAGGATGTCGGGGAGGTGATTATTATGGATGGGAAGGAGGATGTGGAGAATCTGCCTCTAGCATAG
- a CDS encoding Thivi_2564 family membrane protein, whose product MGTSILISILITFLVIVLILYLIGMLPIDGRAKQIARLVVIIIGILSLLKYIAVF is encoded by the coding sequence TTGGGTACTTCAATTCTCATCAGCATCCTGATCACCTTCCTGGTGATTGTGCTGATTCTCTATCTCATTGGCATGTTGCCGATTGATGGCCGGGCAAAACAGATAGCCCGTCTCGTCGTAATCATCATCGGCATCCTTTCGCTGCTGAAGTACATTGCGGTGTTCTAA
- a CDS encoding glycoside hydrolase family 19 protein: protein MDRAKFFAAVRSSLFGGALTQNQVNGITAILDAWQASAMTDLRWLGYMFATAFHETAQTMQPVRETRAATDDQAIAMLDRSFAKGTMPWVKSPYWRIGSDGKSWLGRGYVQLTHKGNYIKLGGAIGVDLVANPSRAMREDIALKVMFVGMGEGLFTGAKLGHFFVGTKADWVNARRIINGKERAGDVAAYAKAFHAALVGAA, encoded by the coding sequence ATGGATCGCGCGAAATTCTTCGCGGCTGTGCGCTCGTCGTTGTTCGGCGGTGCGCTCACGCAAAATCAGGTGAATGGCATCACGGCCATTCTTGATGCCTGGCAGGCCAGCGCGATGACCGATCTGCGGTGGCTGGGTTACATGTTCGCGACGGCCTTCCACGAAACCGCACAGACCATGCAGCCGGTGCGAGAGACGCGCGCGGCAACGGATGACCAGGCTATTGCCATGCTCGACCGGTCATTCGCAAAGGGTACAATGCCCTGGGTGAAGTCACCTTATTGGCGGATCGGCTCGGACGGCAAGAGTTGGCTGGGGCGTGGCTATGTGCAGCTCACTCATAAAGGCAACTATATCAAGCTCGGCGGTGCAATCGGCGTTGACCTCGTCGCCAATCCGTCGCGGGCGATGCGCGAAGACATTGCCCTGAAGGTGATGTTTGTGGGCATGGGTGAGGGGTTGTTTACCGGGGCCAAGCTCGGACATTTCTTCGTCGGGACTAAAGCCGATTGGGTAAACGCCCGCCGTATCATCAATGGCAAGGAACGGGCGGGGGATGTGGCCGCCTACGCGAAGGCCTTTCATGCTGCGCTGGTGGGGGCGGCATGA
- a CDS encoding type II toxin-antitoxin system RelE family toxin, whose translation MKKIAYSKSSLKVLRRLPTNEAKRITQKIEQYASDPQSMANNVKALTSSPYIRLRVGDWRVIMDDQGSVLEILKIGPRGSVYE comes from the coding sequence ATGAAAAAGATCGCATATAGCAAATCATCATTGAAGGTTCTTCGCCGCCTGCCAACCAATGAGGCAAAGCGGATTACCCAGAAGATCGAGCAATATGCGAGCGATCCGCAGTCCATGGCGAACAACGTAAAGGCACTGACCAGCTCGCCTTACATCCGGTTGCGGGTGGGTGATTGGCGGGTGATCATGGACGATCAAGGCAGCGTCCTTGAAATCCTCAAGATCGGCCCGCGTGGCAGTGTCTACGAATAG
- a CDS encoding helix-turn-helix domain-containing protein, with amino-acid sequence MQTIITPNGETLVVLPLAEYESLIDRSDIAAADKVKADIAAGDDELVPAEVVNQLLAGDNPVKVWRTFRKMTARELAEQAGISAPYVSEIESGKKDGSFATMKKIAEALSVDLDDLA; translated from the coding sequence ATGCAGACCATCATTACCCCGAACGGCGAAACGCTAGTCGTGCTGCCTCTGGCAGAATACGAAAGCCTGATCGACCGCAGCGACATTGCAGCGGCGGATAAGGTCAAGGCCGATATCGCCGCAGGTGACGACGAGCTTGTTCCAGCCGAAGTCGTCAACCAGCTTCTTGCCGGTGACAATCCGGTCAAGGTCTGGCGCACGTTTCGAAAGATGACGGCGCGGGAATTGGCCGAACAGGCCGGTATCAGCGCGCCCTATGTTTCCGAGATCGAGAGCGGCAAGAAGGACGGAAGCTTTGCGACGATGAAGAAGATCGCAGAGGCCCTTAGCGTCGATCTGGACGATCTGGCGTAA
- a CDS encoding gp53-like domain-containing protein, which produces MALRSDYRAGTISVAAGATAVTGSGTAWSTAGFAEGDLLFADGYCGIVGSVTSDTALTLAQPWRGGTLNGAAYRLRYQGDGSRISAQARQLIDLLGNSGNLEALGGLQGLANRLSYFTGSGQMSLTTLTAFARSLLDDADAAAARSTLGAVQQGGGTGQGSNNIIKIGWATDGSGLLAQVDATQMGALWTNAYVEGDPAARRAKLGAQANLGFAPVQQGGGTGQGSNKIYVGWDGSTLRGQVDATDLGRIWTDFGSGRQLAATGYQKIPGGPMIQWGSSSDSANSDYYQPFPVAFTSACWAVAPVADNILGASNALSITVSQLTKNGFDIRSRVISAAGVGGHTGTYLHWIAIGV; this is translated from the coding sequence ATGGCGCTGCGCAGTGATTATAGGGCAGGCACGATCTCGGTTGCCGCAGGTGCAACGGCCGTTACCGGCTCCGGCACGGCCTGGTCAACGGCGGGGTTTGCCGAAGGGGATCTGCTGTTTGCCGATGGATATTGCGGGATTGTCGGCTCGGTCACCAGCGACACGGCGCTAACGCTGGCCCAGCCCTGGCGGGGTGGAACGTTGAATGGCGCGGCCTACCGACTGCGCTATCAGGGTGACGGGTCGCGGATCTCGGCGCAGGCCCGGCAGTTGATCGATCTGCTGGGCAATTCCGGCAATCTCGAAGCGCTGGGCGGCTTACAAGGTCTCGCCAACCGGCTCAGCTATTTTACCGGATCAGGTCAAATGAGCCTGACGACACTAACGGCCTTCGCGCGCTCGTTACTCGATGATGCGGATGCCGCTGCGGCGCGTTCGACTTTGGGTGCCGTCCAGCAGGGCGGCGGGACTGGCCAAGGAAGCAACAATATCATCAAGATAGGCTGGGCGACGGATGGGTCGGGATTGTTGGCACAGGTCGATGCCACGCAGATGGGTGCCCTTTGGACAAACGCCTATGTCGAGGGCGATCCGGCTGCCAGACGGGCAAAGCTCGGCGCACAGGCAAATCTGGGATTTGCGCCCGTGCAGCAGGGCGGTGGAACGGGGCAGGGTTCCAACAAGATCTATGTCGGCTGGGATGGCTCAACGCTGCGGGGCCAGGTGGACGCCACGGATCTGGGGCGGATCTGGACGGATTTTGGATCGGGGCGACAGCTGGCTGCAACGGGGTATCAGAAGATCCCGGGCGGCCCGATGATCCAGTGGGGTTCATCTTCAGACAGCGCCAACAGTGATTACTATCAACCTTTTCCGGTCGCCTTCACATCGGCCTGTTGGGCGGTGGCTCCTGTGGCCGATAACATTCTTGGCGCAAGCAATGCGCTATCGATCACAGTGTCGCAGCTGACAAAGAATGGTTTCGATATCCGCTCGCGGGTGATCTCGGCAGCAGGGGTAGGCGGACATACGGGAACATATCTCCATTGGATAGCGATAGGGGTTTAA